A window from Branchiostoma floridae strain S238N-H82 chromosome 16, Bfl_VNyyK, whole genome shotgun sequence encodes these proteins:
- the LOC118403496 gene encoding acyl-CoA-binding domain-containing protein 5-like, protein MAAPKARFDAAVKVIQSLPKNGSITPSHETMLTFYGYYKQATIGPCDISRPGFWDVVGKAKWEAWNRLGNMPKEEAMDNYVDTLKKIIEALPQDKEMQDFMHVLGPFYELVDLESPYQAGKSSLDQSEPSISDQPVLAIKENGEIPTNHVGESETLDDLQTNNNKITEKSTENSEENETEVTNQMQDRETGNTGVQEEETNHRGGDVSTNHREEEVVTNQREAEALTNHKQAQGDSSQSEDREVPEVEVEEVKEEVQPGKGIYDGRSPYGNQVTTPPVTKVMLMEIPTPPVIIDTPLPAKHHGKGPNLPDEDGREDSLPRRLNGHSYPAHHVNSDSDTDSELYQDTVDTPAIPDEMPGLISRQAGATSPSSQSPEGLPRSNSFVTQAEIHHDSNGLPSHGSMQQTEGMAPFSIGSPLANDSSGMEDSHNSSLSMSPLVGQGRSGDVERRLELESPAVIGRGGGEMGGQGKGQGGQMGSRRQSGDSTSSGGRGRFGEEIFIISFFVLISHSLLLLASLNFFTVPWILNGNPVKCQRLLRDSARDRGGTPGRRGAGGYYGGGGGDDGERGRGRGQGSSDVNEHIAVALDRLQQDMNFVLARLSTLEALSTSQARGGIVAPAVQAVQPQQQQESSWWPFSNLSGKTAFFILVWPFIVNWLIKLYLKKKSKAHRRSPFM, encoded by the exons GGTCCATCACTCCTTCCCACGAGACCATGCTCACCTTCTACGGCTACTACAAGCAGGCCACGATTGGTCCCTGTGACATCAGTAGGCCTGGCTTCTGGGACGTGGTTGGCAAGGCTAAGTG GGAGGCATGGAATCGTCTAGGCAACATGCCCAAAGAAGAGGCCATGGACAACTATGTGGACACTCTGAAAAAG atcattGAGGCACTACCACAGGACAAAGAAATGCAGGACTTCATGCATGTTCTCGGGCCATTCTATGAACTTGTTGACCTGGAAAGCCCTTACCAAGCAGGGAAATCTTCACTGGACCAATCGGAACCGTCCATCTCTGACCAACCAGTTCTTGCCATCAAAGAAAATGGAGAGATTCCAACCAATCACGTTGGTGAGAGTGAGACCTTGGATGATTTGCAAACTAATAATAACAAAATCACAGAAAAATCCACAGAAAATTCTGAAGAAAATGAAACTGAAGTAACCAATCAGATGCAAGATAGAGAAACAGGTAATACTGGAGTGCAGGAGGAAGAAACAAATCACAGAGGAGGGGATGTCTCAACCAATCACAGAGAAGAAGAGGTAGTGACCAACCAGAGAGAAGCAGAGGCTTTGACCAATCACAAACAAGCCCAAGGAGacagcagccaatcagaggatAGAGAAGTTCCTGAGGTGGAAGTAGAGGAAGTGAAGGAGGAAGTTCAACCTGGCAAAG GTATTTATGATGGTAGAAGTCCCTATGGAAACCAAGTGACCACGCCCCCCGTTACCAAGGTGATGCTGATGGAGATTCCGACCCCGCCCGTGATTATTGACACCCCGCTGCCAGCCAAGCATCATGGGAAGGGTCCTAATCTTCCAGATGAAG ATGGCAGAGAGGATAGCCTTCCCAGACGGCTGAATGGCCACAGTTACCCTGCCCATCATGTGAACAGTGACTCAGACACTGACAGTGAGCTGTACCAGGATACTGTGGACACACCTGCTATCCCTGATGAG ATGCCAGGCTTGATATCTCGCCAAGCAGGCGCTACATCTCCGAGTAGCCAAAGTCCTGAGGGACTTCCTAGGAGCAACAGCTTTGTGACTCAGGCGGAGATACACCACGACAGCAATGGTCTTCCTTCCCATGGTTCAATGCAGCAAACAGAAGGGATGGCGCCATTCTCGATTGGCTCGCCCCTTGCCAATGATTCTTCTGGGATGGAAGACTCACATAACAGCAGTCTGAGCATGTCGCCTCTGGTTGGTCAGGGCAGGTCAGGTGACGTGGAGAGACGGTTGGAGTTGGAAAGCCCCGCTGTGATTGGTCGAGGAGGAGGAGAGATGGGGGGTCAGGGTAAAGGTCAGGGAGGACAGATGGGCAGCAGGAGGCAGAGTGGGGACAGCACAAGTAGTGGTGGCAGAGGTAGGTTTGGGGAGGAAATTTTCATCATCAGTTTCTTTGTTTTAATCAGTCACTCTCTACtacttctagccagcctgaattttttcaccgtcccctggattttgaatggaaatcctgtcaagtGCCAGAGGCTTCTACGCGACA gtgctcGAGACAGAGGGGGTACCCCAGGAAGACGTGGGGCAGGGGGTTACTATGGAGGAGGGGGTGGAGATGacggagagagagggagggggcGAGGGCAGGGGTCATCAGATGTTAATGAACACATAGCCGTCGCCCTGGACCGTCTACAGCAGGACATGAACTTTGTTCTGGCCAGGCTCAGTACACTGGAGGCACTCTCTACTTCTCAG GCTAGAGGCGGTATAGTTGCCCCTGCAGTCCAAGCTGTGCAACCCCAACAGCAACAG GAAAGCTCCTGGTGGCCTTTCTCCAACCTGTCTGGAAAAACAGCCTTTTTCATCTTAGTCTGGCCCTTCATTGTCAACTGGCTCATCAAACTgtacttgaaaaagaaaagcaaGGCACACAGGAGGTCACCTTTTATGTAG